Genomic window (Zingiber officinale cultivar Zhangliang chromosome 2B, Zo_v1.1, whole genome shotgun sequence):
TGTTGGTGGTTCATTTTCATTGGAGGGTGaatatttaagtgtaggggattgcacagAGGAAgtaataccccaagaatcacatTTTTTGATTGAAGTGTCACCTGAATCAGGAAAAGGTGAAtatgtaagtgtaggggattgcacagAGGAAGCAATACTCCAAGAATCATTACAGTCAGTTATTGATGCGCAACAACCATAGTTGAAGCCCCTACTTGAACACCTTAAGTATGCATTTTTGGGAGAAGGGCAATAGCTACCTGTTATTATAGCCCATAATTTAGAGCCAGAGTAAGAACAGAGATTATTGGGAATTCTGAGACAGTACAAGAAAGCTATTGGGTAGACACTTGCTGATATTCCTGGTATCAGTCCTTCTATTTGTATGCATTGGATTTATTTAGAGGAGGATGTGAAACCAGTGAGACAACCACAGAGAAGACCTAACCCATTGATACTCGATGTTGTAAAGAAAGAGGTGACTCGACTTTTACAGGCTGACATTATTTACCCTATTTCTAATAGCAAATGGGTAAGTCTAATCCATGTGGTTCCCAAGAAGTCAGGCATTACAGTGGTGGCTAATGAGGCTAATGAGTTGGTGCCGACCAGAATTCAGAATTCATGGAGAGTTTGTGTAGACTATAAGAAACTGAATCAGGCTAGCAGAAAGGACCACTCCCCATtgccttttattgatcagatgttggagagATTGACAGGGAAGTCCCACTATTGTTTCCTTGATGGATACACAGGATATTTTTAGATTTGCATCACTCTTGAGGATCAAGAGAAGACCACCTTCACTTGCCCCTTTGGAACATTCGCTTACAGACGTATGCCATTCGGACTTCACAACGCACCAGAGACCTTCTAGTGATGTATGGTAAGCATTTTTAGTGATTTATTAGATCATtgcatggaggttttcatggatgacttttCGGTTTACGGTTCATCTTTCGATGCATGTTTGGAAAATTTATCTCTAGTTTTGAGTCATTGCATTGAGACagatttggttttaaattttgagaaatgtCACTTCATGGTTGAGCATGGAATTATTCTAGGTCATATAGTCTCTAGGAAAGGTATTGAGATAGATCCTGCTAAAATTAGtgttatatcttctttatcttaccccgcATGCGTGCGGGATGTTCGAGCTTTCCTTGGTCatgcaagtttctataggagatTTATACGAGACTTCAACAAAATTACTCTTCCATTGACTTAGTTACTGCAGAAGGATGTGGCTTTCCATTTTGATCAGAAGTGCAGAGAGGCTTGTGAGAAGCTGAAAGAAGCTCTTGTTACAACACCCATCATTAGCCCACCAGATTGGAGCCTTCCTTTTGAGTTGATGTGTGATGCTTCAAATTATGCAGTGGGAGCTGTACTTGCACAGAAAGTGGATGGAGCACCACACGTTATTTGCTACGCTTCCAAGACTTTGGATGCTGCACAAGCAAACTACACCACAAGAGAAAAAGAGCTTctttaattctattatttttGCTTTGGATAAATTTAGATCATATTTGCTGTGTTCTCATGTAATTGtattttctgatcatgcagcttTGAAGTACCTCCTCAAGAAACCAGATGAAAAGCCTAGGTTGATCAGGTGGATGCCTCTACTTCAAGAATTTGACGTGGAGATACGCGATAGGAGTGGAAGGGAGAACCTAGTGGCAAATCACCTGAGCAGGATCGAGGGAGAATTTGACTACACAGATATTGCTGATGAATTTCCAGATGAGCACCTCCTACAGTTGCATGGCGAGTCACCATGgtatgcagatttggttaattttTTAGTAGCACATGTTTATCCCACATAATTTTCAAAAGttcaaaaagataaattaaaaagtaattCAAAATTCTATGAGTGAGATGATCCTTACTTGTGGAAGTTTTGTAGTGATCAGATCATTAGGAGATGCATTCCTGATTATGAGTTTCATTCTGTACTTACTTTTTTCCATTCATTAGCATCTGGTGGGCATTTTGGACTTCAGAGAACTGCTAGGAAGGTGTTAGAGTGTGGATTATATTGGCCCACCCTGTTTCGCGATGCATATGTTTTTTTATAAATCATGTAATAGGTATTAACAAACTGGAAACATAGGCCCTAGGAATGAAATACCCCAACAGACTATgttgttttatgaaattttttatgtTTGGGGTGTTGGTTAAttctaggaaaacgtaccagttccactgtacaaaaatttttgtacaagtgtcgaactttccttaaataatctattgtgttctttagaagttaaattaggaatcgcagacggaacttaacatcattgattccaaatttaacttatctgttcttaatggtttagatttgaatcgcaagcggaacttaacactattgattcaaatctacctaagttattaattccataaatattaatttccaaaattggcttccaggactgcatggcgaggcacatgaccttcttggatatgggagcaaccaccatcgcctaggcaaagccttttaaggaaagctaatatttatttccttaaataactctaggttaaccaaaaagaataatcgaatcacaaattcgaaaaagaagaaaacacaaaatcaaaaaataaattcgataaactagatctaattgcctcttgtatttagaattcttacaaagaaaataactagtatgatgcggaagaaaactactagttataccttctctttgtaagctaatgacctcgagatcttctgccatattcctcgccttgccttggacatcgtgtgggcgacgatcctccaagatgaacaccacccaaaagagtcttcctcttcctctagaatttggccaccaccaccaccaaggagaagagagcaaagggaaagggagaagggagagggccggccaccaagagatctccaagcaagagaataagagttgtgtctcatgaagccccctcaccccttcttttatattacttgcccaaggcaaataaggaaaaactttttacaaaaaataaaatcatccaagagttttccttttcccttttaatttttccttttctttcctcttgattgaatcaatcactaattttaattttgtgatgattttaattaaattaatatggccggccacttgcttgggcaccaagcaaggtgaccgACCACCttatcaaggggaaaaaggaattttatttttataaaattttacaagctctctttcctaaagtaggagttaaaaaaggaaagttctaaaaattaaatcatgttttaaaatttaaaacttctcttacaaaattttcttttgtaacatgatgatagaaaattttaattttaaaacttatcttccttttttacttaaaccatgagaatggttaaaaaaggaaagttttaaaacttttaaaactctctattaaaacatgtggccaaattcaaataaggaaaatttttaaaattaaaatatctcttttaaaactcatagttttctacaaagagaagattttaaaaatttaaaaacaaccctccttgtttgaatattgtggccggccccttcatgcttgatcaccaagcaaagggccgacccttgcttggtcaccaagaattggaccgacccacttcttggacaccaagaagagccttacatttggatggacttgaggctataatgaggctacgatagggacctagaggagaaattggttttgatcttccgttgagcttgagtatcccgtgctcgccccggacacacaactcaagttcatcgataataactcattccactagagagttattaccgcactaccgcaccaattccaaattacattatgggctccttcttatcatgagtgtgttagtctccctgtgtttaagattacgaatgtccactaattaagtaagttactgacaactcacttaattaatatctagctccaataatagtaccactcaactttattgttatgtcggactaggtccacctgcaaggtttaacatgacaatccttatgagctcctcttggggacattctcaacctagataactaggacacagattccttctataatcaacaacacacactataattaatatcatttcccaacttatcggacatattgatttatcgagctaaacctcaccctttgataaatcaaagaaataaatattaaatatatgtgcttgttattatattaggattaagagcacacacttccataataactaaggtctagttcttttactaagtcagtacaaaaagaacatacctaaatggtcctactcaatacacttaaagtgtatcagtgtaatttattagtcaagataaactaatacttaattacactacgactattctgatagtttgttcctttctatcttagtcgcgagcaactgtttataatttacagagaaccgacaacatgatcttctgagtgtgacaccacactccatgttgtctactatataaattaattgaacaattatatttaataaataaatacagatattgaccaatgtgatttttttatttcaacaaataaatgtttacaaaagctaggcttttagtatacactctaacatggggAATTGATTTTATGGGCCCATTTCCTCTCTCTTAtggatttttatatattttattggcagttgattatattttcaaatgggtggaggtcattCCCACCAGGACTGATGATTCTTCAGTGGTTGTTAGTTTTGTCAGGTCACACATCTTTTGCAAGTTTGGAGTGCCCAGGGCGATCATCAGTGATCAAGGGTCTCACTTTTGTAACAGACACATGAAACTTTGCTGAGCAAATATGGGGTTGTGCACAAGATTTCTACTCCCTACCACCCTCAGACAAATGGGCAAGCTGAAGTGTCTAATAGGGAAGTTAAAGCAATTCTTGAAAAGACTGTAGGATCTGACAGGAAGGACTGGAGCAAAAGACTTGATGATGCATTATGACCTTATAGAACTGATTTCAAGACCCCTATAGGAATCTCTCCATTCATTGTGTATGGAAAGACTTGCCATCTTCCAGTGGTCCAATCTATCTCCATTCCATTCATATTGGGCAGTAAAAGCATGCAACTTCGATACTAGCACTACTGGAGAGGAAAGAAAATTGCAACTTCAAGAACTTGAGGAGATTATACTGGAAGCTTATGAGAATTCACGGATTTACAAGGAAAAGACTAAGAACTTTCATGACAAGCACATTGTGGTAAAAGAATTCAAAATTGGTGATAAAGTGCTTTTGTATAAGTCATGTCTGAAATTGATTAAGGGTAAGTTGAGATCCAGATGGGAGGGACCTTTTTGTGTTACTAATATTTATCCCTATGGTGTGATAGAGATACAGGAAGTTACTACCGGTCAAACGTTCAAAGTGAATGATCACCGACTCAAGAAATTTCATGAGGGAGTTAATGTACTAGAGGTGGATAGATTGGACCATATTAATGTCATTTACCCAACTTGAGGGGAGTGTGTTCCATCTACCTTTTACTTGTTATTTGTAGATATACATTCCTTTACTTTGTTGCAGGAATAACTCCTTGGTTTTATGTTTACAATAatgttgatttcagtttttgaaaataaatccTTCATTGTAGATATCATTTCTTTATGCTTggtcattttttttatgtttgaacATTTCATTTCCGCAAAGAAGTTTTGGGTTTAGAAATAAATTGTACCTCCTTTACACTTCTTGATATCATTTTTAGATATTCTAAAAGCAAGTTAAATTTGAGCGTTGAGTTTTGGGACTCTGTTGCTTGAATGGATTCTAGGATTACATGAGGTTAAGACTTAGTGATGGATTCTAGATTGATAAAGTGAAATGATAACTTTTGCTTACCTAGTGAGGTTTGTGATGGTGCAACGgggtcgacaagaggggggtgaattgtctgcataataaaaataccctcctcgtttctttcaactcaaaaaatgcaataataataacgaaataaactaacagaaataaagaggagatagaaaatttaatttggttacaacccagggggttgttaatctaaggcg
Coding sequences:
- the LOC122045316 gene encoding uncharacterized protein LOC122045316, with the protein product MLQIMQWELYLHRKWMEHHTLFATLPRLWMLHKQTTPQEKKSFFNSIIFALDKFRSYLLCSHVIVFSDHAALKYLLKKPDEKPRLIRWMPLLQEFDVEIRDRSGRENLVANHLSRIEGEFDYTDIADEFPDEHLLQLHGESPCFVRSHIFCKFGVPRAIISDQGSHFCNRHMKLC
- the LOC122048154 gene encoding uncharacterized protein LOC122048154, with protein sequence MERLAIFQWSNLSPFHSYWAVKACNFDTSTTGEERKLQLQELEEIILEAYENSRIYKEKTKNFHDKHIVVKEFKIGDKVLLYKSCLKLIKEIQEVTTGQTFKVNDHRLKKFHEGVNE